DNA sequence from the Malus domestica chromosome 11, GDT2T_hap1 genome:
TTACTTGCACCACAAGTTACTTAGACTTTTTGATCTTACTAGATTGTTACAAATGGGTTAAGTCTGTATAAGGTTCTTTTTCTGGCCTTGTAAACAATGACTTTTACTCATAATATTGTATGTCCAGTTAAAGGGAGTTCAAGGCCCTTCcaactattattttattacagtTAACACTAAAGAAGCACGGTTAATTAGTTTAGCTAGATTAATCACGAATGAACTTTGAAAAGCAGCTCAAATTGGTTAAAACATAAAGAAATATGCATTAAACAACATATCTACTTTATGtaagcataaacaaaagagaCTCGGACAAGATAATAACCTTGTCATTAAAGGTTCAACTTCTTACAGCCACCTCTCTTTGTGTTTTACAAGGGTTGCAATCTTTAGAGAATGAAAGGTAAAACGGGTTTACAAAAGGGATTCGATACTATAACGCTAGGGAAAAGTAGCTGAGCTTCTAAGACTTGACAAAAGATGGCTTTCTAAGATGGACCTATGACTAAAAGAGATGAGTGTGGGCATACTAAAGCTTTCTGGTTTCTTGCTTGTTTGAGAGCAAAATGAGATGtcttttgattgattggttgagtaTCTTTGTCTCTGGTGTCCCTTGTTGCTTTTATAGACCTTTTAATCCGCATGTCCAAGCCTTGCCTTTTGATGATAGCCTCTGGATCATGGTGAGTCACCACTTTATTTACCTATCAGTACCCTTAAAAAGTACTTTTTATTGGGGATGAGCTGCCCTCTGTCGCCCATCACTTATCGCATAGGTTTGTTGCTTATTCTTTGCcaaaatgatttttaatttttttgggctGTCGACTTGTCCGAGCCCAATCCTCCCTTCGCTTTTTGTGTTCTTAGGCCTTCATTCTCCCTCAGCCCAGCGTTAAATATGCACTCAAACACCTCCTATGCATTCAGTGGATGTAATACCATGTTGTAATTTGAGCCTCTGTGCAGTGCAGGTGAGTATGAAGGATCCAAGCAGTGACATTCCTGACATTTACATGAAGAAGTTAGTTCCCGATTATCTTTTGCTTTTAGTTTTCTTGATTTTTATTCCCATAATTGAATAGGTAGTCCCCTTTTTCACGTATGCTTTTGGTATATCATATGTTACGAAGTCCGTCAGCGAAAAAAAGGgaagagaaacaaaaaaagatATACAACTTCTTTTAGATGAAGGGGTTCTCACACAGATTTATTGCATATCCTGTGTTTGTGACTGCAGATACCTTCTCCATGGTGATACGCTTCTAAGAGAACTTATGGATTTTATTCGGGAGCATATTGAGGGGAAGGAAAGAAGACCATGGAAAAAGGCTTTGTTTTTCTGTTTCTGTTtcaacaaatttattttttaggcTGCAATCGACATAATGATATCCATCCATCTTGttcccaaattgttttaataactCTAATTCTTCCAATATTATTACACACAAGTACCTTGATGCCTGTAATCGATAAGGAAAATCCGGATGATGACGGATTTCTTAACATCACCTACAGTGGACAAGAGAAAGGAGGCTGGACAAATTAAGAGCTAGGAGTCAGTGATGTGACCTACTTAAATGATGGTATATAGTTCAGGACTTACTTACTTATACCGAGACTGATGACATTGCGTTGGACTTTAAATGCATCGAGTTGAAATATTTTTATCCTGTTATTATTTGTCTAACTTTTCGATAATATTTTCTGAACTATTTTCAGTTTACATGAAGTGGGATTTGAACTCGGGTTTAAGGAAGTAGGCACAATGCCGTAGCCAAGTGTCCTAAACCGCTTTGCTAAACTTGGtccttatttttatataagttgGACCATGTGCTAATATTTGGCCTCACCTTAAAATTCACACTAAAAAGGTCTTGAAAGAGTCGCGAGTAGTCAAACATTCCTATCACCTAATGTCACCTAATGtaaataatcaaataatcaTACAATTATATTAATGCACTCCTGAATCTGATCGTATATATCCTAAGAGAGTAATTTACAGCACAGATCATCCATTCACACTATTTTAAAGTCCCTAGTTGTATGGATTCTCCATTCATTCCTCCTCAACTGAAAAATCAGGCTCCGCTGGCTTCTGCAATGAGCCAACGACCCCAGAATGCTTATTGGCACCACGTCTGGTGCTTGCAGCGAGCCTTGCAGCATAGGTAACCAAGTCCGACACAGGTGGAAGTTTTGCAGGCTCATTTTCTGTGTGGTTTTCTTTAGCCTTGAGTTCGGCTGCTTCCCTTCTTTTCTTACATCGACGCCATGCTGCCTGTATGAAACATGCAGACCATAATCTCCATTGATGTGAATAGAACCGGAACTTGTGTCTAAGTTGCTTGCTGTGAAGTCTTCTGAACTGGGATGCTACGAATTTCAAGTCCTCTGCTACTAGAGCAAATGCTTCTACTTCAGAGATGGATTTGACTGTGCGCGTTGAAGATGGCAGGATGACACTTGGACGAGGGTCCAAAGCCCATGTCAGCAGTTCCTCACCACAGAAGTCACCCGGACCAATACCGCATGAGTTGAAAAATCCGGTTCGACCACCATTTGTGGTGTAAGAATCAAGGTGGCCTCGAATTATGAAGAGCATTTCATTGACAGGGTCTCCTTCGCGGACTAGAAATGTGCCTTCGGTGCACAAGGCAGGTTTAAGCCTCTCACATATTGCATCCAGCATCCTTTCATCCATTTGATCGAACAAAGGAACCTGTTCACCAAATGAAAAAAGAAGACACAAAAATTCGTAATGGTTACAATTACGATTATGCagtagtataaaaaaaaattatttgtagtTACAGGTTATCACTTACTCGTCGAACAAGGTCAAGGCAAAGGTGCCGCTTGATGTCCCTTCGAAGATCCATAGGTAGGCCATTGAGAAGAGCTTCCTCATCAACTCCTCGAGTAGCCAACCACTTGTATTGATCATACTTCCGTACAGACTGTCTTAGCTCCGGAGGCAGTTGCCTATGACGCATCCATTGTTCTGTGTCAGTTCTCTTTATCCTCCACTCTTCTAGTCTCACAGTTGTGGATTGGAGGTATGTCTGCAATTATAAAGGGTGATCGAAACTTAGAAATATGAACTTCGAAAAATATATGAGTTGTTTAGTAAAAGCCAAGTATTGAGAAGTCACTGATCAACGACTTACTTGCATATTACCAATCAGCAATGCAAAGAGAACCAGACCAAGAGTAGCGATGATTATAGCAAACATTATCTCTCCAACATAAGTACTTGTTGAAAGATTTTGTCCCAAAGAACTGCACAAATTTCAActaaaattacttaaaattgTTTAAATCCAGAAAGCCAAAGCTTTTCATGCACTAAGCATTGTTAATCCCTTCGCAAACACATCTGGTGAAGAAGATTTGAAAAAAGGGTCGCTCAAAATTCTACAAAGAACATAAGTTGGTAATCTACTAATCTTAAATTATCAATCAGAAATGAGTGAACGCACATCATAAACAGATATTTGTAGAAACAACAGCTTACCTGAGGTTTCTTAGACCCCACCAGAGACAGTAAAAGTATTTGTTGAAGAACGACGAGGTTGTAACATCATATGTCACCGCGTCACCATAAATACCGAACTGATAATTATCTGGAATACAGAGATTTGTGACATTACTCGACTGGTACCAGGACTTCCTGTTAGGGTCTTGAGCCCAACGACAGTCAAAGTAATCATATCTGCAAGACGTATTCGCAAGACCACAAACACTTCTCCAACAAGATTCTTGCCGCTCAATTGAAAGAAGGTACCAACAAGCTCCTAAAACCTTTTcacagagaaaaataaaaaatcagcaaGGCATATCAGTTTTACATTTTGCTTACATATTTAATTGTTCAATGTATAAGAAAGGTGAGAAACCATCAAATGTCTGTTAGACAGTCAGGAAGATGAGCATGGCAGTTTAATTCAATACAAGAATAGGAATTGAGGAATTTTGATTTTGGTCGTTATATGTAGAGTAATGACAGATGATCGTTTCAGGTTTCGACAAATCAATTAAGTCTTAAGACCAAACAATCTGTTTCTGAAATACTTTTAACTGCAACACATTTTGCAAAAACCATGTAGGTTTGTAATTATTCCTTCTTTTGTGTTTCTATATGCTGGAGAAAGATAAGGTTCAGTGAAAATCCTTAGGCTTAGCCACTCGGTCTACCCATTCACTATATGCCATAAAGTGTTACTTGTGATCAAGCTGTAGATGCACAACTATCTATCTTTTTCAAAGTTTCGAAAAGAGAAGCAACAAGCTTTTTTATACTTACATGACTTGCCAACATGTATAGCATCAGATTATATGCAGCCCCTGCCCAAGCTGTCTCTGTCACAACACCAGTGGCCTTAACTATTTGTGATGAGAGCGGATATATAAGAAAGAGCCTTGGTATGTATTGAAAGATTATGATGAATCGAAGGACGTTTTTTGTGTTTGTCACTGTCGAACCGCTAAGGGTTGGGATTACAATCCAAATCAGGACCTAAAACAACGAAAATTTAGGACTAAATTTAGTGCATATTAGATTTGTCTCAATAGGGCTAGTACACGAAGTGTTCAAGTAACATACCTGAGGAAGGGGCAGCGCAGCAATGAGGTCTATCCAGAAATCCAGGCGTAGGTATCTCAATGCGATCTTTGAAGATTCTATTACAAGCTCTCCTCTCCCAAATACACGAGAGGAAGGTGCAATATAAGCTTTGCGAAAGTTAATAAAAATTTGGATTATGTAAAAAACATCAGCCACTGATCGAACAAATGTTAGAACAACTTCAAGTGGTTCTCCAATACTAATGCAGAATTCATCTCTCGCCGATGGCAAGTAAAAGAATAGAGGGTCCACGAACAAAGAAACTAAACAAGTTACTAAGAAAATCTTGTTCCAACGGCGAACAGTCTGTCCTCGAGGATCTAATATTTTCTTCTGCACTCTCTCATAGTCCTCGGAAAAGACTCTGGACAGAACTTTAGCCTTTAACGATTTTCCAGTATTCCGGGACACCTCCTTTTCGAAGGGCTCTGCTACTTCTC
Encoded proteins:
- the LOC103447897 gene encoding protein CNGC15b, which gives rise to MGYGNSKSIRFQDDVELAKLPSVNEVGVVKLKYKIDGGEVAEPFEKEVSRNTGKSLKAKVLSRVFSEDYERVQKKILDPRGQTVRRWNKIFLVTCLVSLFVDPLFFYLPSARDEFCISIGEPLEVVLTFVRSVADVFYIIQIFINFRKAYIAPSSRVFGRGELVIESSKIALRYLRLDFWIDLIAALPLPQVLIWIVIPTLSGSTVTNTKNVLRFIIIFQYIPRLFLIYPLSSQIVKATGVVTETAWAGAAYNLMLYMLASHVLGACWYLLSIERQESCWRSVCGLANTSCRYDYFDCRWAQDPNRKSWYQSSNVTNLCIPDNYQFGIYGDAVTYDVTTSSFFNKYFYCLWWGLRNLSSLGQNLSTSTYVGEIMFAIIIATLGLVLFALLIGNMQTYLQSTTVRLEEWRIKRTDTEQWMRHRQLPPELRQSVRKYDQYKWLATRGVDEEALLNGLPMDLRRDIKRHLCLDLVRRVPLFDQMDERMLDAICERLKPALCTEGTFLVREGDPVNEMLFIIRGHLDSYTTNGGRTGFFNSCGIGPGDFCGEELLTWALDPRPSVILPSSTRTVKSISEVEAFALVAEDLKFVASQFRRLHSKQLRHKFRFYSHQWRLWSACFIQAAWRRCKKRREAAELKAKENHTENEPAKLPPVSDLVTYAARLAASTRRGANKHSGVVGSLQKPAEPDFSVEEE